In the Longimicrobiales bacterium genome, one interval contains:
- the prfB gene encoding peptide chain release factor 2: protein MFDLDTREERLKNLDQMMAAPGFWDDQEQARGVIDDANRIKGWVGPWNRLAASVDELDAMVELLEIEEDPDLLAEFSGGLEGLRSGVESIEVRTMLQGEDDHREAIVNIHPGAGGLESQDWAEMLVRMYTRWAERRGYTVNMLDLQPAEEGGIKNASFEIIGDSAYGYLKGESGVHRLVRISPFDAQSRRHTSFASAVIYPVVDDDIEIEIDEGDLRIDTYRASGAGGQHVNKTDSAVRITHRPTGIVVACQQERSQHKNRSTAMKMLKAAMYKKEVEAREAAKKELQDGMSDIAFGSQIRSYVFQPYTMVNDHRTELKVTDVHAVMDGDLDPLIEAYLKKLGEPGE, encoded by the coding sequence ATCTTTGACCTCGACACACGCGAAGAGAGGCTGAAGAACCTCGATCAGATGATGGCCGCTCCGGGCTTCTGGGATGATCAGGAGCAGGCCCGCGGCGTGATCGACGACGCGAATCGTATCAAGGGGTGGGTCGGGCCCTGGAATCGATTGGCCGCGTCAGTCGACGAGCTGGATGCAATGGTCGAGCTCCTCGAGATCGAAGAAGACCCGGACCTGCTAGCCGAATTCTCAGGCGGACTCGAGGGGCTTCGATCGGGTGTGGAGTCCATTGAGGTGCGGACCATGCTCCAGGGGGAGGACGATCACCGTGAGGCGATCGTCAACATTCACCCCGGAGCCGGGGGACTCGAGTCACAGGACTGGGCCGAAATGCTCGTCCGCATGTACACCCGCTGGGCGGAGCGCCGTGGTTACACGGTGAACATGCTCGATCTGCAGCCGGCGGAAGAGGGCGGTATCAAAAACGCATCCTTCGAGATCATTGGTGACAGCGCATATGGCTACCTGAAGGGCGAGAGTGGAGTGCATCGATTGGTACGCATTTCCCCTTTCGATGCGCAGTCGCGCCGACACACCTCGTTCGCGAGCGCGGTGATTTATCCTGTGGTCGATGACGACATTGAGATCGAGATCGACGAGGGAGACCTCAGGATCGACACTTACCGCGCCTCAGGAGCCGGGGGCCAGCACGTGAACAAGACTGATTCAGCTGTTCGGATTACTCACAGACCCACCGGAATTGTGGTGGCGTGCCAGCAGGAACGATCGCAGCACAAGAATCGCAGCACCGCCATGAAGATGCTGAAGGCGGCCATGTACAAGAAGGAAGTTGAAGCTCGCGAGGCAGCCAAGAAGGAACTCCAGGACGGTATGAGCGATATCGCCTTCGGCAGCCAGATACGTTCGTACGTCTTTCAGCCATATACGATGGTCAACGACCACCGCACGGAACTGAAGGTCACCGACGTACACGCAGTCATGGACGGCGACCTGGATCCTCTCATCGAAGCATACCTGAAAAAGCTAGGAGAGCCGGGCGAATAG
- the rnr gene encoding ribonuclease R, which yields MSRRGKKGGGRKLRNGAARPKRPKRDRATASPERRVVDALAASDRGPLKTKELARELEIEATGYRAFRRLLTGLEAKGTIVRMKGHRYAVAASIDLVTGFVSITKDGHGFVRLDGAGEDVYVPAHRLKTAMNGDRVSVRIEGRRRGRSPDGSVLRVLERARDTAVGVIHITPKVTYVVPLDARMKKDVLIARGEEGDAEDGDVVVVRLTSYGEGRVGPTGAVEEVLGKLTDPGVDVLAVAHGFGLALDFPEEVTAAAEASAAEGIANPGLDRVDRTDLLAFTIDPADAKDHDDALSIVELEKGEVEVGIHIADVSHYVPRGGLVDLEAEARGTSVYLVDRTVPMLPRVLSNDVCSLNPGADRFAVSAFIVLDREGQVLRRRYERTVILCRHALSYEEAQEVLTGARSVNAEIDAALRLLDDCARRVRSTRRARGALDLDLPEAKVVLDEEGKPIDIRRRDRLESHRLVEDYMVLANEVVANDMEALDLATMYRVHERPSPEKVDALVDTLSRFGVKLTAKKSLKPADLQRVLDAVRGRQEETVVNNLVLRSLSRARYHTENLGHFGLASSAYLHFTSPIRRYPDLVVHRVLAAVLIHRSEAPYLDREALVRSAEECSAREQAAAEAERSSVALKKVEFMERHVGDDFSGRVSGVAAFGFFVTLEDFFVDGLVHVSGLSDDFYHYRERDQALHGEREGRSYRLGDRVQVQVVRVDKEARHVDFRILRKLSGPAKEGPST from the coding sequence ATGAGCCGCCGGGGCAAGAAGGGTGGTGGACGAAAGCTCAGAAATGGCGCCGCCAGACCGAAGCGTCCGAAACGTGACCGGGCGACCGCCTCTCCCGAACGAAGGGTGGTCGACGCGCTGGCTGCCTCGGACCGGGGGCCCTTGAAGACTAAGGAACTTGCTCGGGAGCTGGAGATCGAGGCGACGGGGTATCGCGCGTTCCGTAGGCTGTTGACCGGGCTGGAGGCAAAAGGGACAATCGTGCGCATGAAGGGCCATCGCTACGCAGTGGCTGCTTCGATCGACCTCGTGACCGGTTTCGTTTCGATTACGAAGGACGGTCACGGATTCGTTCGGCTCGACGGGGCGGGAGAGGACGTCTATGTCCCCGCTCATCGCCTGAAGACAGCTATGAATGGAGATCGCGTATCGGTCCGTATCGAGGGCCGTCGCAGAGGACGGAGTCCGGACGGAAGTGTGCTCCGAGTGCTCGAGCGAGCCCGGGACACGGCCGTCGGAGTGATTCATATCACGCCGAAGGTCACCTATGTGGTCCCGCTCGACGCCCGAATGAAGAAGGACGTCCTCATCGCACGCGGCGAAGAAGGAGATGCGGAAGACGGCGATGTCGTTGTCGTCCGGCTCACCTCGTATGGCGAAGGGCGTGTCGGCCCGACTGGTGCTGTCGAAGAGGTGCTGGGCAAGCTGACCGACCCGGGGGTCGATGTACTCGCGGTGGCTCACGGTTTTGGGCTCGCTCTGGACTTCCCCGAAGAAGTCACAGCGGCAGCGGAGGCGTCGGCGGCTGAGGGCATCGCGAATCCAGGCCTGGACCGCGTAGACCGCACAGATCTCCTCGCGTTTACGATCGATCCCGCCGATGCCAAGGACCACGATGACGCGCTCTCCATTGTCGAACTCGAGAAGGGTGAGGTCGAGGTTGGCATCCACATCGCCGACGTTTCGCACTATGTCCCACGTGGAGGTCTGGTGGATCTCGAGGCCGAAGCACGCGGCACGAGTGTGTATCTGGTTGATCGCACAGTGCCGATGCTGCCGAGGGTCTTGTCCAACGACGTGTGTTCTCTCAATCCCGGCGCGGACCGATTCGCCGTCTCCGCCTTCATCGTGCTCGATCGAGAGGGGCAGGTCCTTCGTCGACGGTACGAGCGGACGGTCATCCTCTGCCGGCACGCGCTGTCCTATGAAGAGGCCCAAGAGGTGCTCACCGGTGCGAGGTCGGTTAATGCCGAGATCGATGCTGCGCTCCGCCTGCTGGACGACTGTGCGCGCCGGGTGCGGTCGACTCGGAGGGCGCGGGGCGCGTTGGACCTTGATTTGCCCGAAGCGAAGGTTGTTCTGGATGAAGAGGGAAAGCCGATCGACATCCGGCGCCGCGACAGGCTCGAGAGCCACCGGCTAGTAGAGGACTACATGGTCCTGGCCAATGAGGTCGTAGCGAATGACATGGAAGCATTGGACCTCGCGACCATGTATCGCGTGCACGAGAGACCTTCGCCGGAGAAGGTCGATGCGTTGGTTGATACGCTTTCGCGTTTCGGCGTGAAGCTGACGGCCAAGAAATCGCTGAAGCCCGCAGACCTGCAGAGGGTTCTGGATGCCGTTCGGGGTCGCCAGGAGGAGACAGTGGTGAACAACCTGGTTCTGCGATCTTTGTCCCGCGCCCGGTACCACACGGAAAACCTCGGCCACTTCGGCCTCGCTTCCAGTGCCTATTTGCATTTCACGTCGCCGATTCGGAGGTATCCGGACCTGGTGGTGCACCGCGTCCTGGCCGCGGTACTCATCCATCGTTCGGAGGCGCCGTACCTCGACCGTGAAGCACTTGTGCGGTCAGCTGAGGAGTGCAGTGCGCGGGAGCAGGCCGCGGCCGAAGCAGAACGCTCTTCTGTCGCGCTGAAGAAGGTCGAGTTCATGGAGCGGCACGTTGGGGACGATTTTTCAGGCCGTGTCTCAGGGGTCGCGGCCTTCGGCTTCTTCGTCACGCTCGAAGACTTCTTTGTCGACGGCTTAGTCCATGTAAGTGGACTCAGTGACGATTTTTACCATTACCGCGAACGGGATCAGGCACTTCACGGTGAGCGAGAGGGCCGCAGCTACCGCCTGGGGGATCGCGTTCAAGTGCAGGTGGTTCGAGTGGACAAAGAGGCACGACACGTCGACTTCAGGATTCTTCGCAAGCTTTCAGGGCCCGCGAAGGAAGGTCCGTCGACATGA
- the era gene encoding GTPase Era — translation MIDTPQRTGYVALVGRPNAGKSTLLNQMLGEHLSIVTPKAQTTWQRVTGVLTEGSDQIVFLDTPGLLEAKDLLQRSMLGAALQALAEADLVLLVVDTTAAPTKRDERRILTALEEARAPLVVALNKVDVAPEAVIAEWEAWITQHVNAPAFRISAETGEGTGELLHKLRAGLPEHAFLYPEDEIASDPVRFFVSELVRETIFEQFRQEIPYSVFCQVEEFREAEDPVYIQMNVFVERKSQKGMMIGKQGAAIRALGEASRAKIETFLGQRVYLDLWVKPLKAWRKNRAYLSQLGFRLPAEDDSEVS, via the coding sequence TTGATTGACACTCCTCAACGCACCGGATACGTAGCCCTCGTGGGGCGTCCGAATGCGGGAAAGTCGACCCTTCTAAACCAGATGCTCGGCGAACACCTTTCGATCGTGACGCCGAAAGCGCAAACGACGTGGCAAAGGGTCACCGGTGTGCTGACAGAGGGCTCGGACCAGATCGTATTTCTGGACACGCCAGGCCTCCTTGAGGCCAAGGATCTGCTTCAAAGGTCGATGCTTGGGGCTGCGCTTCAGGCCTTGGCCGAAGCCGATCTGGTGCTCTTGGTGGTCGATACGACGGCTGCACCGACGAAGCGAGACGAGCGGCGGATTCTGACCGCGCTTGAGGAGGCCAGAGCGCCCCTAGTTGTGGCGCTCAACAAGGTTGATGTGGCCCCCGAGGCCGTGATCGCTGAGTGGGAAGCCTGGATCACGCAGCATGTGAATGCGCCAGCCTTCCGAATCTCGGCTGAGACGGGAGAGGGGACAGGTGAGCTGCTCCATAAGCTACGAGCAGGTCTGCCCGAGCATGCCTTCCTGTATCCCGAAGACGAGATCGCGTCTGACCCGGTACGCTTCTTCGTCTCCGAACTGGTCCGGGAGACGATATTTGAGCAGTTCCGTCAGGAGATTCCGTATTCGGTGTTCTGTCAGGTCGAGGAATTCCGCGAGGCCGAGGATCCGGTCTACATCCAGATGAACGTTTTCGTGGAACGGAAATCACAGAAGGGCATGATGATCGGTAAACAGGGCGCCGCGATCCGTGCTCTTGGTGAGGCATCGCGAGCGAAGATTGAGACCTTTCTCGGCCAGCGTGTGTATCTCGATCTCTGGGTAAAACCCCTTAAGGCGTGGCGTAAGAATCGCGCCTATCTGAGCCAACTGGGCTTCCGCCTTCCCGCCGAGGACGACTCTGAGGTTTCCTGA